The following proteins are encoded in a genomic region of Bradyrhizobium sp. SK17:
- a CDS encoding PsiF family protein encodes MKTISSLATATAVASLLLMGGAFAQTAAPAAKEAAPAATTAKPAKEAKPRSAASLDCSKQADEKGLKGKERKKFRKACIKEAGDKAAPAAAPATKQ; translated from the coding sequence ATGAAGACCATTTCCTCGCTCGCTACCGCGACCGCCGTTGCCTCCCTGCTGCTGATGGGCGGAGCCTTTGCTCAAACCGCCGCGCCGGCCGCCAAGGAGGCCGCCCCGGCCGCCACCACCGCCAAGCCGGCGAAGGAAGCCAAGCCGCGCAGCGCCGCTTCGCTTGACTGCTCGAAGCAGGCCGACGAGAAGGGCCTCAAGGGCAAGGAGCGCAAGAAGTTTCGCAAAGCGTGCATCAAGGAAGCCGGCGACAAGGCCGCGCCGGCTGCCGCCCCGGCGACCAAGCAGTAA